Part of the Acidobacteriota bacterium genome is shown below.
GTAGCACTCGCCGACCGACGACGGGAAGAGCATGAGGTGCCGGGTGTCGCCGTGCGACAGGAACGCGGTCGAGAGCACGTCTCCCTGGGCCGTGCGCGTCGGCAGCCCGGTCGACGGACCGACCCGCTGCACGTCGAAGATCACCGCCGGCACTTCGCCGTAGTAGGCGAGACCGGCGAACTCGCCCATCAACGAGACACCCGGGCCGGACGTCGACGTCATGGCCCGTGCGCCGGCCCAGCCCGCGCCGATGGTCATGCCCAGAGCCGCGATCTCGTCCTCGGCCTGCACGACCGCGAAGGTGGCCTTGCCCGTCTTCTCGTCGATCCGGTGCTTCTGCAGGTAATCGATGAGGGTCTCGCAGAGCGACGACGACGGTGTGATCGGGTACCACGCCACGACCGTCACCCCGGCCATCATGGCCCCGATGGCGGCGGCGGCGTTGCCTTCGATCAGGATCTTCCCCGCCGTCTTGTCCAGCGCCTCGATCACGTAGGGGTCGCGCTTCTCGAAGTGCTCCTCGGCGTAGGCGAAACCCACCTCGAGCGCGTGCTGGTTGAGCGCCACGGCCTTCGGCTTGCGGCCGAGCTGCTTCTGGAGCGCCTGCTCCATCTTCTGGAGATCGATCTCCAGGAGCTTGGCCAGCACCCCGTCGTAGATCATGTTGCGCACGAGGCGCCGCAGCTTGGCGTCGGTGCAGACCCCCGCTACGAGCTTGTCGAAAGGCACCGGGTAGAAGGTCAGATCACTGCGCACCTTGTCGAGTGCGAGGCCCTCGTCGTAGACGACCGCAGCCCCCGGCTCGAGCGACAGCACGTCCTCCTGCGCGGTCTCCGGGTTCATCGCCACCAGGAAGTCGATCTCCTTCTTGCGGGCGATGTAGCCGTCCTTGTTGGCCCGAATCGTGAACCAGGTCGGCAGGCCGGCGATGTTCGACGGGAAGAGGTTCTTCCCGGAGACGGGCACGCCCATCCGAAAGATGGAGCGCAGCAGCACCAGGTTGGCCGTCTGGCTGCCGGAACCGTTGACCGTGGCCACCTGA
Proteins encoded:
- a CDS encoding 2-oxoacid:acceptor oxidoreductase subunit alpha; its protein translation is MAPAEVAVQEAPVARSTGRIVNDFSIQVATVNGSGSQTANLVLLRSIFRMGVPVSGKNLFPSNIAGLPTWFTIRANKDGYIARKKEIDFLVAMNPETAQEDVLSLEPGAAVVYDEGLALDKVRSDLTFYPVPFDKLVAGVCTDAKLRRLVRNMIYDGVLAKLLEIDLQKMEQALQKQLGRKPKAVALNQHALEVGFAYAEEHFEKRDPYVIEALDKTAGKILIEGNAAAAIGAMMAGVTVVAWYPITPSSSLCETLIDYLQKHRIDEKTGKATFAVVQAEDEIAALGMTIGAGWAGARAMTSTSGPGVSLMGEFAGLAYYGEVPAVIFDVQRVGPSTGLPTRTAQGDVLSTAFLSHGDTRHLMLFPSSVGECYSMAVEAFDLAERFQTPVFVMTDLDLGMNTWMSDPFDYPEKPLDRGKVLDEETLERIGRFGRYRDVDGDGVPYRSVPGDKMPAYFCRGSGHNEWAQYSERPDDYQNNVDRLGRKFENARNWMPAPIVEINRQASIGVIAYGTTHWAVVESRDQLKAEADLETSYYRVCGYPFRPALASFIERHERVYVIEQNRDGQMLSLMKLDLEPDLARRLRSVLHYSGLPIDARSITDSVLIQEGYRVQKTGADTSRVPREAGVGGE